A window of the Brachyspira suanatina genome harbors these coding sequences:
- a CDS encoding methyl-accepting chemotaxis protein → MKKINSLAFRMPFVICVMVVVIIIAMLISSIKIGSKGISDSKLGGFNSTIAGYASVLDTWFGLESSLVNTYAVTPVVIRYLEGYQDTSLELLLNTIKNFKNNNLYIINMGLADMNGNIIADSASSALVGRNLKDYIPNAWSQESANKEEIIFSDTLMQSEVTGKWAMPAIKLVKDSNNQNAGYIYVLFDWSILHQTHFSNIDLGTTGGLFITSENLYNIMDSKYENIANMKINPIYKQAFTGAGSGIITYDVNGEQRTAAYYKMKSRPWIIALAMMDYEIFAHNQKLIIATIIIGIISIVALAIFVSLFIGTITKPLEIVVEEAQEIERGDLSNIKQRIKPRKDEIGVLSKSFVSMRRKLAETITDVNTASNNIVKAAQELSQGNTDLSRRTESQAASLEETASSMEEMASTIKSSTDHAVAGNNMMVASREAVENAGKIIAETTTNIEEVYEASTKIKNITKIIEDIAFQTNILALNAAVEAARAGDQGKGFAVVASEVRNLAQTTQSSVKDITVLVDNTNEKINKATETARQSQDIFIDIQQKIEDTARIMQDISATAMEQQTGVDQVNRAVAEMDTVTQHNASLVQESANTSESLLAQAHVLKDTVSFFKLSEDDLKKDNTTKVKKEVKKEIKENISTKKEEIKYESTKKQDFYIKDNVKRETPKKENITKENNKKELKVPPSVERARAMESQKQDNTTVRNDEFGVTYSSTSNGMTDDGFASF, encoded by the coding sequence ATGAAGAAAATAAACAGTTTAGCATTTAGAATGCCTTTCGTTATATGTGTTATGGTTGTAGTTATAATAATAGCAATGCTTATATCCTCTATAAAAATAGGAAGTAAGGGAATAAGCGATAGTAAACTTGGAGGCTTTAATAGCACCATAGCAGGATATGCTTCTGTTTTAGATACTTGGTTCGGACTTGAAAGCTCCTTAGTAAATACTTATGCTGTAACTCCTGTAGTTATCAGATATTTAGAAGGTTATCAGGATACTTCATTAGAATTATTATTAAACACAATAAAAAATTTCAAAAACAATAATCTTTATATAATAAATATGGGACTTGCTGATATGAACGGAAATATAATTGCTGATTCCGCATCATCTGCACTTGTAGGTAGGAATTTAAAAGATTATATTCCAAATGCTTGGTCTCAAGAATCTGCTAATAAAGAAGAAATTATATTTTCAGATACTTTAATGCAATCTGAAGTTACAGGCAAATGGGCTATGCCTGCTATAAAACTTGTGAAAGACAGTAATAATCAAAATGCAGGATATATATATGTTCTATTTGATTGGTCTATACTTCATCAAACACATTTTTCTAATATAGATTTAGGAACTACAGGAGGACTATTCATAACTAGTGAAAACCTTTACAATATAATGGATTCAAAATATGAAAATATAGCTAATATGAAGATTAATCCTATATATAAACAAGCATTCACTGGTGCTGGAAGCGGAATAATTACTTATGATGTAAATGGAGAGCAAAGAACAGCTGCTTATTATAAAATGAAAAGCAGACCTTGGATAATAGCTCTTGCTATGATGGATTATGAAATATTTGCTCATAATCAAAAATTAATAATAGCAACAATTATTATTGGAATCATATCAATAGTGGCACTTGCAATATTTGTAAGTTTATTTATTGGAACTATAACCAAGCCTCTTGAAATAGTTGTTGAAGAAGCTCAGGAAATAGAGAGAGGTGATTTAAGCAATATCAAGCAGCGTATAAAACCTAGAAAAGATGAGATAGGTGTCTTATCAAAATCTTTTGTCAGTATGAGAAGAAAACTTGCTGAAACTATTACAGATGTTAATACCGCTTCTAATAATATAGTAAAAGCTGCTCAGGAATTATCTCAAGGAAATACTGATTTATCAAGAAGAACTGAATCGCAGGCAGCAAGTCTTGAAGAAACTGCAAGCTCTATGGAAGAGATGGCTTCTACAATAAAATCATCTACAGACCATGCCGTTGCTGGAAATAATATGATGGTTGCTTCAAGAGAGGCTGTAGAAAATGCCGGAAAAATCATTGCTGAAACCACAACAAATATAGAAGAAGTATATGAAGCAAGTACTAAGATTAAAAACATTACTAAAATAATTGAAGATATAGCATTTCAAACTAATATACTTGCTTTGAATGCAGCAGTAGAGGCAGCTAGAGCAGGAGATCAAGGTAAGGGTTTTGCGGTTGTTGCTTCTGAAGTTAGAAATCTAGCTCAAACTACTCAGTCATCTGTTAAAGACATTACTGTTTTAGTTGACAACACAAATGAAAAAATTAATAAAGCCACAGAAACGGCCCGTCAATCTCAAGACATATTTATAGACATTCAGCAGAAAATAGAAGATACTGCCAGAATAATGCAGGATATTAGTGCTACTGCTATGGAACAGCAGACAGGAGTAGATCAGGTTAACAGAGCCGTTGCTGAAATGGATACTGTAACTCAGCATAATGCTTCTTTGGTACAGGAAAGTGCGAATACTTCTGAATCACTTCTTGCACAGGCTCATGTTCTTAAAGATACTGTAAGTTTCTTTAAATTAAGTGAAGACGACTTAAAAAAAGATAATACAACAAAAGTAAAAAAAGAAGTTAAAAAAGAGATAAAAGAAAATATAAGCACTAAAAAAGAAGAGATTAAATATGAAAGTACAAAAAAACAAGATTTTTATATAAAAGATAATGTTAAAAGAGAAACTCCAAAAAAAGAAAATATAACAAAAGAAAATAATAAAAAAGAATTAAAAGTTCCGCCTTCTGTAGAAAGAGCAAGAGCTATGGAATCTCAAAAGCAGGATAATACTACAGTAAGAAACGATGAATTTGGAGTTACATATTCTTCTACTTCAAATGGTATGACTGATGATGGTTTCGCTTCATTCTAA
- a CDS encoding iron-containing alcohol dehydrogenase, whose protein sequence is MNFNFYMPSKVIFGCGSLEKLHKQKLPGKKALIVTGGTSVKKYGYLKRLEEQLDKANINYCLFDKILPNPIKDHVMEGAALAKKENCDFVIGIGGGSSMDSSKSIAIMATNEGDYWDYIFGGTGKGKPIPNDPLPIVAITTTAGTGTEADPWTVITNGNEKIGFGYEKTYPYLSIVDPELMKTVPPKLTAYQGFDALFHSTEGYINKIASEMSDLFALKSIELIGKSLADAVKDGNNMEARENVAMANTLSGIVESTSSCTSEHSMEHAMSAYYPKLEHGAGLIIISKEYYTVIANSHDCDEKMINMAKALGKKDADKAMDFVDALVELQKACGVDNLKLSDYGMKKEDLPAIAKNAKFAMGGLFECDPHNFTDEEVLSVLEKSYR, encoded by the coding sequence ATGAATTTTAATTTTTATATGCCTAGTAAAGTAATATTTGGATGCGGTTCATTAGAAAAACTTCATAAACAAAAATTACCGGGTAAAAAAGCATTAATAGTTACAGGGGGTACATCTGTAAAAAAATACGGATATTTAAAAAGATTGGAAGAACAATTAGATAAAGCAAATATAAATTATTGTTTGTTTGATAAAATACTTCCAAATCCTATTAAAGACCATGTAATGGAAGGTGCTGCTTTAGCAAAAAAAGAAAATTGTGATTTTGTTATAGGAATAGGCGGCGGAAGCAGTATGGACTCATCAAAGTCTATTGCTATAATGGCTACAAATGAAGGCGATTATTGGGATTATATATTCGGCGGTACAGGTAAAGGAAAACCTATACCAAATGATCCTTTACCAATAGTAGCAATAACTACAACTGCAGGTACAGGAACAGAAGCAGATCCTTGGACTGTTATAACTAATGGAAATGAGAAAATAGGTTTCGGATATGAAAAAACTTATCCTTATCTTTCTATAGTAGATCCTGAACTTATGAAAACAGTTCCTCCAAAACTTACAGCTTATCAAGGTTTTGATGCATTATTCCACAGTACAGAAGGTTATATAAATAAAATTGCTAGCGAGATGAGCGACTTATTCGCTTTAAAGTCTATAGAGCTTATAGGCAAAAGTTTAGCTGATGCTGTTAAAGATGGAAACAATATGGAAGCCAGAGAGAACGTTGCTATGGCTAATACTTTATCCGGTATAGTAGAAAGTACTTCAAGCTGCACTTCTGAACATTCTATGGAGCATGCTATGAGTGCTTATTATCCTAAACTTGAACATGGTGCTGGACTTATCATTATCAGTAAAGAATATTATACAGTTATTGCTAATTCTCATGACTGCGATGAAAAAATGATAAATATGGCGAAAGCTTTGGGTAAAAAAGATGCTGATAAAGCTATGGATTTTGTTGATGCATTAGTAGAACTTCAAAAAGCATGCGGTGTTGATAATTTGAAGCTTTCAGATTATGGAATGAAAAAAGAGGATTTACCTGCTATAGCTAAAAATGCTAAATTCGCTATGGGCGGATTATTTGAATGCGATCCTCATAATTTTACAGATGAAGAAGTTTTAAGCGTATTAGAAAAATCTTATAGATAA
- a CDS encoding tetratricopeptide repeat protein, with the protein MNHYNFIHNMKADSALSLLKKLDFETLENNDSFFYNFTEKLKNDKRLNIKYNDTAILQLLIDSYIDECAYNGDNESFENVIGSINSILIKNSGNIYARNKAAFLYYTKYIYDYDDIYYDIVSDHIERIIHHNNEISYFILAILNHIKYVRTKNNNYFNKALDYYKEVLNTIGSDINLSYNIFSLYKSKYSNAEKEKHFNIAAEVYLEILDFDHDNMFALEHVAKLYKEEFLHTKNPDYYLLSINYYIDLYYSSNDIDILLNVGFLHTIMFKYSKYIQFSDDAVSVLKKIEDINNSNNILYNLLGYVYSIRYGLTKNDEDFSSAMNYYNKAKDTDNNAYYFIGYLYILCYKNTGDELYFNASLSAFNHLYTDDIDILNSIAYIYECKFSITKNKDDFNNSLFYYNKALAIDCDYLYTYINRFELYRLAFCYFDDVNYFKFVINDYETLLNDGQLNNDNTLSYYMNYNLGCFYHFLYSNSLEDNFSSSNNNLRDEFFNKALLFFSHSNSLIAISDLYRLKYIEDHNSNKYFNLSLSYIEKHFNSFRYDIKNLSQKAILYYEAYKVEKDIKYFNTALENLNYALEINEYDKTLYYNLAILHHLQLLESSFENYQSAEKNYLKAIDIDSTYYIAKENLGFLYNNLYSNYNVEEIFNNSLSCFETVLYNNKKSLISLEGLGDIYNLKIHNNDFDKETKYEYIMKCLDYYNEALNLGVGIDTIYKKLSSIYFLLFSEYDNKIIINDYFDKYINLMHENRILANKYLFILNNVMYDIHKNNKYLIKAGKCLSSLNIDIFSIRLCIDFFKHLFDITKRIKYALFSLFYLEYIINIEKNNIDYYFDMGILHYKIFLKTKNYEYAVNSFHCYSRVLDINPKYPKCNYNRALILKHLFEKTSKMYFIENAFDNLVCSVKLGNIEAYSLMGDIYLLLYKKHKPDEEYLDRAIYNYNMSIENKYYGKNNYEIYFNLGICYYFKYKKHREVNEYFNNSLDYYKKALNINKRNVKIRRFIKYLQIIKKLPRSS; encoded by the coding sequence ATGAATCATTATAATTTTATTCATAATATGAAAGCAGATTCTGCTCTTTCACTTCTCAAAAAACTTGATTTTGAAACATTAGAAAATAATGATTCATTCTTTTATAATTTTACTGAAAAACTAAAAAATGATAAAAGATTAAATATTAAATATAATGATACTGCTATACTTCAATTATTAATAGATTCCTATATAGATGAATGTGCTTATAATGGAGATAATGAAAGTTTTGAAAATGTTATAGGAAGTATAAATTCAATACTCATAAAAAACAGCGGTAATATATATGCAAGAAATAAAGCCGCATTTCTATATTATACTAAATATATTTATGATTATGATGATATCTATTATGATATAGTGTCTGATCATATAGAAAGAATAATTCATCATAATAATGAAATTAGCTATTTTATTTTAGCTATACTAAATCATATAAAATATGTAAGAACTAAAAATAATAATTATTTTAATAAGGCATTAGACTATTATAAAGAAGTATTGAATACAATAGGCAGCGATATAAATTTAAGCTATAATATTTTCTCATTATATAAATCCAAATATTCAAATGCTGAAAAAGAAAAGCATTTCAATATTGCCGCAGAAGTGTATTTAGAAATTTTAGATTTTGATCATGACAATATGTTTGCTTTAGAGCATGTAGCTAAATTATATAAAGAAGAATTTCTTCATACTAAAAACCCTGACTATTATTTACTTTCTATAAATTATTATATAGATTTGTATTATTCCTCTAATGATATTGATATTTTACTTAATGTTGGCTTTTTACACACCATTATGTTTAAGTATAGTAAGTACATACAATTTTCTGATGATGCTGTTTCAGTTTTAAAAAAGATAGAAGATATTAATAATTCTAATAATATATTATATAATCTTTTAGGATATGTCTACAGCATAAGATACGGCTTAACTAAAAACGATGAAGATTTTTCTTCTGCTATGAATTATTATAATAAGGCTAAGGATACAGATAATAATGCTTATTATTTTATTGGCTATCTTTATATATTATGCTATAAAAATACGGGAGATGAATTATATTTCAACGCTTCTTTATCAGCATTCAATCATTTATATACAGATGATATTGATATATTAAATTCTATTGCTTATATATATGAATGCAAATTTTCAATAACTAAAAATAAAGATGATTTTAATAATTCTTTATTTTATTATAATAAAGCACTTGCCATAGATTGTGATTATCTTTACACATATATTAATAGATTTGAATTATATAGATTAGCATTTTGCTATTTTGATGATGTAAATTATTTTAAATTTGTTATTAATGATTATGAAACTTTATTAAATGACGGGCAATTAAATAATGATAATACATTAAGCTATTATATGAATTATAATTTAGGATGTTTTTATCATTTTTTATACAGCAATAGTTTGGAAGATAATTTTTCAAGCTCAAATAATAATTTGAGAGATGAATTTTTTAATAAGGCATTATTATTTTTCAGCCATTCAAATTCTCTTATTGCAATAAGTGATCTTTACAGACTTAAATATATTGAAGATCATAACAGCAATAAATATTTTAATTTATCTCTATCATATATAGAAAAACATTTTAACAGTTTTAGATATGATATAAAAAATTTATCCCAAAAAGCAATACTTTATTATGAAGCATACAAAGTAGAAAAAGATATAAAATATTTTAATACCGCTTTAGAAAATTTAAATTATGCTTTGGAAATAAATGAATATGATAAAACATTATATTATAATTTAGCCATTCTTCATCATTTACAATTACTTGAAAGCAGTTTTGAAAATTATCAATCAGCAGAAAAAAATTATCTTAAAGCTATTGATATTGATAGTACATATTATATTGCAAAAGAGAATTTAGGTTTTTTATATAATAATCTTTACAGCAATTATAATGTTGAAGAAATATTTAATAATAGTTTATCCTGTTTTGAAACTGTACTATATAATAATAAAAAATCATTGATATCATTAGAAGGATTGGGAGATATATACAATTTAAAAATTCATAATAATGATTTTGATAAAGAAACTAAATATGAATATATAATGAAATGTTTAGATTATTATAATGAAGCTTTAAATCTTGGTGTAGGCATAGATACTATTTATAAAAAATTAAGCAGCATTTATTTTTTATTATTTAGTGAATATGATAATAAAATTATAATAAATGATTATTTCGATAAGTATATAAATCTTATGCATGAAAATAGAATACTTGCAAATAAATATTTATTTATTTTAAATAATGTTATGTATGATATTCATAAAAATAATAAATATCTTATAAAGGCTGGTAAATGCTTAAGTAGTTTGAATATAGATATATTTTCTATAAGATTATGCATAGATTTTTTTAAACATTTATTTGATATTACAAAAAGAATAAAGTATGCATTATTCTCATTATTTTATTTGGAATATATAATAAATATAGAAAAAAATAATATAGACTATTATTTTGATATGGGAATTCTGCATTATAAAATATTTTTAAAAACTAAAAATTATGAATACGCTGTAAACTCTTTTCATTGCTACAGCAGAGTTTTGGATATAAATCCTAAATATCCTAAATGCAATTATAATAGAGCCTTAATATTAAAACATTTATTTGAAAAGACTTCAAAAATGTATTTTATAGAAAATGCTTTTGATAATCTTGTATGTTCTGTTAAACTTGGAAATATAGAAGCCTATTCATTGATGGGAGATATATATTTACTTTTATATAAAAAACATAAACCAGATGAAGAATATTTAGACAGAGCAATATACAATTATAATATGTCTATAGAAAATAAATATTACGGTAAAAATAATTATGAAATTTATTTTAATCTGGGAATATGCTATTATTTTAAATATAAAAAACACAGAGAAGTAAATGAGTATTTCAATAATTCTTTAGACTATTACAAAAAAGCATTGAACATAAATAAAAGAAATGTAAAGATAAGAAGATTTATTAAGTATCTTCAAATAATAAAGAAACTTCCTCGTTCCTCATAA